A segment of the Branchiostoma floridae strain S238N-H82 chromosome 10, Bfl_VNyyK, whole genome shotgun sequence genome:
TCCGACTTCATATGTAAGCCCGGAAAGCTCTGTGTGTGCGCGTTTGTTAACTATACTGTGTGGTCTCGTTGTATCTGCCAATAACATATGCGCTCTTTGAAACCTTGCCTATTCTCTATCTTAACTTCATGAGAGAAATCAAGACTCCCGCTATTGTTAACGTTCACAGAGTGACCATTTGTTAGATTCAGTAGATGTGTATGTAAAGTAAAGTTGGAGTTTGTGTGGTGCACGTCGGTCTCGTCTACTATCTGTTGTAAATTGAAGATGTAGCGTTCAAGCATAGAACATGGATCTACTCTTACTGTAATACTCCACATGAatagtatatattatgtatataaggctacagcaaataaattttatggatgacatcgtctgCAGACTGGagaaaataatgagatagggcgaaaaaaaaagttgaaacaaaaacaaagatggcAAAATTTCCAAAATGGACACCAgaaacaagaattgaagtgacaaagtatggtatcacagccaacaaggcattcattccagtattcaagaagtgcactggTGTAGTAATAGTGACACTAGTGAcgtagtgtggtagactggtatcacaaaccatgttggcaactgcTCTCATGGCCTCCACATTGGTGCCACTCTTATAAATATCTAGCAAGtctcacttctgcaactacagtcaattctacattgtatatattacaaaaatatatataagaTGACCTTTTTACCCATTTTGGTGTTCCTGGCCATccctaaagaagaaaaaaatcttgtttttttttctttctgaaatcaggcgaaaattaatgagcgcgtggatgtcatccataaaatttaaaacttgctgtggcctaactaaGCCAATGTGTGTTTCATGCTTTTGTATAAGCATCACTCTGAGATATTCTGTCTCTTGGCTGATCCATTcccctacgcagagacatccaacggcaccagcaaaccgcctcttgtctgtactctgctatatcaaccgtcaccatcagttcctgaccgccatAATCATGGATatcaatgagcttacccttatatatgcgagatcccttttgaaaactgaaaggtctATTCTCTGATTTGCTGActgctggtttgtggcgacgcccacaggaactgatggtgacggtttagatagcagagtacagacaagaggtggttcactggcgccgttggatgtctctggcTCTGCGCAAGAGAATGGGCTGATCACTCCGATGTAACTCACTCATTACCAGGATCATTGCTTTCCAAGACTATTCTTGCAATATTTAAccttgataatgatgataagcTTGCTGTGTTTTACTGTGACTTGAGGCGTTAGTTGCAAGTACGGATGCATTAGACAACCGCTGGATAGAGCTTCGGTTTAACCGACCACCTAGATTTGGCTAACGTTAACTATTGGCGACCAGGGTAAAACAGATCACTAGCTCGCAGCACGACTTTCATTGTGAATGTTAGCATGACgtgtgtatttatgtgtatAAACAGTGTGTAAAACAGACGTTGTCCTGCTGTTGGGATTGATGAGCGAATAAATACCCAACCGTACCAGTGACGgtgagctcactaccctaaCGGCGTGTGTACTTGTTTGTGAAATAGACGGAGCTTGCATGCGAAGAAGAGAAttgtgatgataatgatgataattttatTATAGAAGGCTCATTATGAGAACATGCACATATACGATAACGTATAGTCTTATGTTCTATATGATTTATTGAATCTGATGTCTCTGATTTTGACAAGGTGTGCCCACATATGGGGCCATTTTGATTGCTGATATCCACTTGTATACAAATAGTTACCTATTCTTCCTACGCAGCGATTGGCTCAttcatatgaagctatggggtagTGCCTGGAGTTGCGTGACGATATTGTTAGAATACATTTTCCTCTATTAAGGTCTCATAAAACAGTTTTTCGCCTGTGACAATtaacatggttaaggaccccaaaatGAAGTGGTTTGACGACTCAAAACCCATAGTAATTTTTTGAGTTGGGGTATTTTCAGGCCACAAATATCAATTATGGCTCCTATGTTACTGtcaaatgaccttaaatttggtatgAGAGTACCTATGACATATGACCACCACACTTATGGTATTTATTCGTGTTATTTTGAGGCCAAACATTATATCTTTGGCATGTATTGTCACTGTATGACAGtgaaatggcctgaaatttggtgtggGGTTGCCTTGAAAAAATGCCCACATGACGTCATCCAGATTGGTGACATCCATCCCTTCAAAGCTGTTCCTTTGGGGATTTAAGGCTATTTTTAGACCATAAATATAGGCTTTGGTCTCCCATCATATCGTaatgtatctctctctctctttctctctcatgTGGATCGTTGGGCTAAACCGCCAACGCGCCCGGGTACGGTGAATCGAGCCGAGATCcaacttcttttcccagaaaattagtctgcctcttgcagaaaaacaaaatgtcatcttCAGCACGTCATAACGCGCCATCcctccaaatatgggcaaagACATCCTCACATCTCCAGACTTATCACGGCATTATTGTCAATATTCATGCACATTGACGTTGGCTGCTGTACAGTTCCCTTGTTGTCTGTACAGTACggtcatgtacgagcaagcagagccggtccggtcccctttctCTCGCCCTGACAGCGGTCAAACCGACGGGCCGCCGTCCCAACCCCTTGGGCCTCCTGTCCATCAAGGTGGTTCGAattcccgcgggcgtgtccgccatggcaacggccctTCTGACAAATTGCAAGAAGACAAAGAAGcgtcttcacacacgtacgaagaagccgaggtgGTGAAAGGTTACGCAACGTGCACGTCAGCAGGTAGCCGATGATTTTGTAGCCTGCAATATTAGGTGCAAATTTGCACCATCAAGAAACTACTTTCTGTGCGAGATGATCCATTGATATTGATGACCTTGAATTTAGATTTTTATCTAAAATTTTCTATCTTGGATATACGTGTAGAGTGATGATTAGATACCGATAACGAGGAAAGAGTAATCACATTGATATGCTATCATTCTCTTAGTGATTTGCATgtctgaatgacatttacaaTATGCAGTCTAAAATACACTGTTCCCGCAATGAAAACCTTAAATCTTGTCATTGTCTTATGTTCTTCCTGTGTCATTCcttttgttgatttttgcaTTGACTTATAGAGTTGATCTTGAGCtcaatatttttattttctcgcagaccgcacgtatccgggtggagcaaggTGCCGtactctctgtagcttcatccgctcccaccgcagctgcatcgcagccggcattgccgtactgATCGCTGTTGGACTTGCCCCTCTGactttcatcaataaagaggtaaacactctAGTGCAGGTTTTAacactgtttgtcttgttaATTTACCCGCGAGGCTAACCAAAGAGAACGTGTCTTTGTGTTCCCACAAGCTATTCTAAGGTTTAGTATTCTGACCTATGTTTTAGGAAATATCACAACTGTCAAcagccttgaagcgcgaccgagacgacatgcgccaactgtccaccactgttgacgccttgaagcgagaccaagacgacatgcgccaactgtccgccactgttgacgctttaaagcgcgaccgagacgacatgcgccaactgtccgccactgttgacgccttaaagcgcgaccgagacgacatgcgccaactgtccaccaccgttgacgccttgaagcgcgaccaagacgacatgcgccaactgtcctccactgttgacgccttgaagcgagagctagacgacatgcgccaactgtccaccactgttgacgccttaagGTGTTCCGGAGGTATGAATGCGACATATCTGGAAGTAAAATTCAACCAAAAGAAATGGCAGCCATAAACAtctatttttaaaattcaagaCCGTTTTGCCGTCAATGCCACCGCCCCAATTCTACGTTTGTAGCAAACTCGACGTTTCTAGCGCATTAAATGGGTGTCGACAGTTTCGGAACAGCCGCACGTGACCCACGCGCCGGGCCCTGACCAATGGCAACGAAGGTCCGGTGGCGCCAAAGTTTCCGCGACCCAGCCAATCAGATTGCGCTGCTGAGTGACATCATGCATATATTACTAGGCCGTGAGGAGCGCGATCATCTTCTGTCATAATTTCATCAACAGCAACAGTTTCGACTTCTCTCACACGCTCTACTCGATTTTTCTTCTCCATCTAGATGCCAAAGAAGAAAGGTAAGATTTGTTTTTACTTGTCTACATTTCTGAACCGATAATCCGCGACAGTGCCAAAGTTTGAGGTCtgtttttaaattctttttgtgtgtttttcttccCTTCCCACATGGTAACAATTTTGATCATATCAATTCGCCACGTTGCGACCAAGAAACTTTTCTGTTTGCCGCGGAGAAAGTTGTATATAATCGTTGTATATActgtttgcaaataaaaaattgTTGCAAGAGTACTTCCCGAAATTTTTACCGTGTTTAGTTTCGAACGTTTCGAGGTATAATTTGAATATGTGCTACAACTATTGATGTCACGTGCTCGACAAAGTTTGTTTCTCGATCTTCATAAATGACgataatgttaaaaaaaactcaccggtacaagttttcaaataatgatttttgATTTTCTTCCCAAAGCCATGCCGGCGCCCGCGTCCAGGACCCCGACTGCACAAGAGACCGCCCTGGAGACGCAGGCGATCCTCCAGCTTCGCAGTATCGGGAACGGCTTGGGGTACGTTTGCTGTAGTCGTTGACTTTGAAAAAGTTGAATAGAAATGTGGACGATCGGGCTTAAGAtttgttttctcaatttttctATGAGTGATATACCTTCAAGTTTAAAACAACAGCATCACAAGCAGTCATGAGGGCTCATTGTGGGAAGATTTGCCGAAAAGATAAGCGGTACTCTTCAAAGGGGCCGCTGTTGTTTTATCCCATTCTTATGCATGTCGTAGTGGTGTACAGATCTTGACACGTAAGTTCTAAGTTGTTGGTCTGGAAtttattgtcttgtttttctcaTCACAGCTATCAGCGGCTCAGCGCCAGGGTCGTGACGGCGTTCAGACAATACCGCTACGTAGTCACAAACATGCAGAGGCGCAACCGGGTGTACCGTGCCCTCAGTGGCCTCTTGACATACGTAGGTAGATTTCTTCAAAGTTTTCCATGGGAATTACCTATATTTTCCAACAAATTTCTAATCCCATTATATTCTTGGGGGAATTCTGCTTTATTTACAAAAATAGTCCTTGATTTGTTCTAAGGAAAATATTTGGCATCAATGTCCTGTGATAATTGTAGTTCAAGCGCGAAGTATGAATTACTTGTCCTTAGAGAAGTCtaattcattttctttcattagTACACATTTACTTCTAATGTCCATGACTTCATGCTGTATTGTTGTTCTGTACCAATTATCCATTCAGacaattattttgtattttcattagAAAAAGATATTCATTGTACACACTTCTATGTCACTTGCAGGGCCTTCGACGCGCTCCCCCGGGTACGTACTACTTGTACAGTAGCGAGCTGCTCAACATCGTACGTGATTGCTACCCCTCTGGCGAGGACGTTGCTTGGCTCCtgaacaacagcaacaaccAGCCCACCCTGGACGTCGAGGTGTCCGATCTTTTTGACGACAAGCCCTGAACAGCAGGCTCTACCACCAGATGCCCATCGTTCTTGGCCTCTGTTTGTTTAGAAGTATTAGTTTTTCTTAGGTTTTAGACATGTAGTTTTTTCTTAGGTTTTAGACATGTAGTAAACACTTTCCCTGcttttttcatcatttcatacCCCTGCCTATCCTATCCTACTCCACTTTGTACAGTATTCAGCAGATTATTTTTATAAAGGAGAAGTACAATCTTCAACATAGTATTTTTATAAAGacaacatattacatgtatatccataaTATGTACAGTGTTCTAAACAAGATCATGCTAAATAACAGGAAATGGAAAATAAACATGAGCACCATaggtatttgtttgttgtttctttctgtatgTATCAAACTAAGGAATGAAAGCTATGAATATTTACAAAGTGCTGGACCAGTTATAAAGCTTGCACAGAGAAATATGACATTGACAACACCACACTGGTGTAGCAACTTTTGAAGCAATTTTGGTCaaatgtgtaaacaatacaTACTTGCCAAGACATTTTTTCAATGTAAGTCTTATATGATGAATGTACCAAAACAGATCTATTGTATTCCTTGGCTTCCATCATAATCCTTCACGATAATTTCACAGACTTCTTATGGAGGTAGTGCTGGGATGGAAACAAAATAGCAAGTAACTTGTCACTGATATTCTACACATCGAAACAAATACGAGCATGAAAAATATGTACATATCTCTCAGCAAGGAAGCATCGTGTAAACAATACATACTTGCGAAGACATCTTTTCAATGCTTCCATCAAAATCATACACAGTAATTTCACAAACAGTTCAAATTCCATCAATGCTTACGGAGGTAGTACTGTCATGAACAACTTGCAAGTAACTTATGTCTGATGTCTGATGTTCTGCACAGATAATACTAACTGTATTAGAAGTGTAGTCCACTAGTACTGGTAGCGCTACTACTATGTTTTTAACGTCCAAACAATTTTAGAGGAGCTTAGTGCTGAATCagcatgtatcatttttaaagtcAAAATGATTTGGCTGGAATTCAAACCTATGATTTACTGTATGCAAAGCCAGGACTTTACCCACTTAGCAGAGGCAGAATATTCAAATTAAGATGTTGCTATAGTATGGACAAAGGGAATGAAATGTTACGATAAAAGTCAAAACTAAACTTAAGTGGCTGAGATGTATTTGTTTCACGAtaaccaagaaaagtaaaatTCAATGCTGCTTGACTCAACAGTTTTGTATTTTTCCAGCTCCATCTAAAACTGCCCATGTGATGCACAACACAGAACACCCCCTCACCTGTTTTGCCATCATGGACTCAGGCACATGTCTAGTAGCAGACAGTAACTTCAACCAGCTCATGACAAAACTCAAGGTAAATCCTACAAAGCTATTTTTCCAGTTTTATTTATGCTTATTCACCATTTTCATCAAAATATGAATAGAAAGTATATATAAAGTAACACCAtggcaagtatacaaaagtaacagGTTCcacactggtgttccagtgctgaatcaatgggtcagggctttagccagcgtccgtttttccgtcaattgacggaaatttgctgcgtgtgacggaaaaaaatttcaaccaatccgtcaaccttgacggaaaaaaaatcgttgattgaagcaaggaggccaagttgaaaagagggaagctacggcttggggacgcccggACAGCCCattgtcggaaagccacacactgtttgttttgctattgtcatgattgttgacgattgtgtgtcggcaccctttcgcatacgataatctca
Coding sequences within it:
- the LOC118424298 gene encoding uncharacterized protein LOC118424298; this translates as MPKKKAMPAPASRTPTAQETALETQAILQLRSIGNGLGYQRLSARVVTAFRQYRYVVTNMQRRNRVYRALSGLLTYGLRRAPPGTYYLYSSELLNIVRDCYPSGEDVAWLLNNSNNQPTLDVEVSDLFDDKP